Proteins encoded within one genomic window of Xiphophorus maculatus strain JP 163 A chromosome 11, X_maculatus-5.0-male, whole genome shotgun sequence:
- the LOC102233325 gene encoding carbohydrate-responsive element-binding protein-like isoform X1, which produces MARNGSVCSAARSQLQDSSESDSEPEGGPARPAGVGPTPGSFARTQVIHSGHFMVSSPHSDSAASRRKSGGSQRYDFDTVNRTWCQTYRYHSGSLSIDPTLTRLFECMSLAYSGKIVSPKWKSFKGLRLLWRDKIRLNNAIWRAWFIQYVEKRKNPVCGFVTPLEGSETEAHRKPEAIILEGSYWKRRIEVVIKEYHKWRIYYKKRLQKKKDDILSMLQEGQTCQAKLDRWSSHSYQQPEVAPVEAHMFDLDCLLSDISDTLFTMTQKPCPWTSDRHNTYTSNADMIQPGLTPLQPSMDDFMDIPDIFLNYRGQPTDQSGYADCSYFDGPPSTAYAPVPSPVVTAPQLLIDTQLAQPNLSSDSLPQSSTSSPRSEQTRASQDCGEYHTSSMASGAMSYGHQLYHDASASTAYTSNAEQPVSASVPFLHPLPCHKFGLYTTASVTSTVITHTASTMGAQGSVYQAHTYAPAVDPYSHTHCHSLSYPAAASDPVHAALAPVTATHCLSVPEQLVVSGVRGKHKQKTGGLRTAGSPDLPSIPQSTAPIPTSCLAKLLSSSTHDRKPTLGFNSTSLMTTKGQRSKSKSFVKTCVVQQTSRAAQVGGVSSTLQPEAGWPTVMTPPLGHSGPRVSTSRGSAVSALLTHGSTNSTAALLIPKTEKLSPVPLYATDRSSLTVRFSAHPGQISPPNPLDKASNPGSPQSGFSGQGKLESNKQAETRRITHISAEQKRRFNIKLGFDTLHNLVTTLSSQPSIKISKATTLQKTAEYISKMQQERAQLHEEVQRLREEIQHLNSAINACQQQLPATGVPITRQRFDYMRQKFREYVQAQTLQNWKFWIFSIIIEPLFESYNGMVSTASVEDLCRSTLSWLDQHCALPALRPMVLSSLRLLSTTTAILTDPSLLPEQAALAVTQGDPAPAMDHSLQPIMRQ; this is translated from the exons ATGGCGAGAAACGGCAGCGTGTGTTCGGCCGCGCGGAGCCAACTGCAGGACTCCTCTGAGTCGGACTCGGAACCGGAGGGGGGTCCTGCTCGTCCGGCGGGAGTCGGACCCACGCCCGGCTCTTTCGCCCGCACCCAGGTGATCCACAGCGGACACTTCATGGTGTCGTCGCCGCACAGCGACTCGGCGGCGAGCCGCAGGAAGAGCGGCGGCTCGCAGCGGTACGACTTCGACACGGTGAACAGGACGTGGTGCCAGACCTACCGGTACCACTCCGGGAGCCTGAGCATCGACCCCACTCTCACCCGGCTGTTCGAGTGCATGTCTCTGGCTTACAG CGGGAAAATAGTCTCTCCCAAATGGAAGTCGTTCAAGGGTCTGCGCTTGCTTTGGAGGGATAAGATCCGTCTGAACAACGCAATATGGAGAGCATGGTTCATTCAGT ATGTGGAGAAGAGGAAGAACCCAGTGTGTGGGTTCGTCACGCCGCTGGAAGGCTCCGAGACAGAAGCTCACCGAAAGCCTGAG GCAATCATTTTGGAGGGCAGCTACTGGAAGAGGAGGATTGAAGTGGTGATTAAGGAGTACCACAAGTGGAGGATTTATTACAAGAAAAGG cTTCAGAAGAAGAAGGATGACATCCTGTCAATGCTGCAGGAG GGGCAGACCTGCCAGGCCAAGCTGGACAGATGGTCCAGTCATTCCTACCAGCAACCTGAAGTCGCCCCCGTAGAGGCCCACATGTTTGACCTGGACTGCCTTCTGTCCGACATCTCCGACACTCTGTTCACCATGACCCAGAAACCCTGTCCCTGGACCAGCGACAGACACAACA CTTACACAAGCAATGCTGACATGATCCAGCCAGGCCTGACGCCGCTGCAGCCCAGTATGGATGATTTCATGGACATCCCAG ATATCTTTCTGAACTACCGAGGTCAGCCCACTGACCAGAGTGGGTATGCCGACTGTAGCTACTTTGACGGTCCACCCAGCACGGCTTATGCTCCTGTTCCATCTCCTGTTGTGACAGCCCCTCAGCTTCTTATCGACACCCAGCTGGCTCAG CCTAATCTGTCTTCTGACAGTCTACCCCAGTCCTCTACATCCAGCCCTCGCTCAGAGCAGACCAGGGCGAGCCAGGACTGTGGCGAGTACCATACGTCCAGCATGGCCTCCGGAGCCATGTCATACGGACATCAGTTGTACCATGATGCATCTGCGTCTACAGCATACACCAGTAACGCAGAGCAACCTGTCTCTGCAAGCGTTCCTTTCCTTCACCCACTGCCGTGTCACAAGTTCGGGTTGTACACAACGGCGAGCGTGACCTCTACCGTTATCACTCACACAGCCTCCACCATGGGAGCTCAGGGCTCCGTGTACCAGGCTCATACCTACGCTCCGGCAGTGGACCCGTACTCCCATACCCACTGCCACTCTCTCAGTTACCCGGCTGCCGCGTCGGACCCGGTCCACGCAGCGCTGGCTCCTGTCACAGCGACCCACTGCCTGTCTGTCCCGGAGCAGTTGGTTGTTTCAGGGGTCAGGGGGAAACACAAGCAAAAGACAGGAGGACTGCGGACAGCTGGGTCCCCCGATTTGCCCTCCATCCCCCAATCCACTGCCCCCATCCCCACCAGCTGCCTGGCTAAGCTGCTTTCCTCCAGCACACATGACA GAAAACCAACGCTTGGGTTTAATAGTACCTCTCTGATGACAAcgaaaggtcagaggtcaaaatCTAAGAGCTTTGTG AAAACATGTGTTGTTCAGCAGACAAGCCGGGCCGCTCAAGTTGGCGGCGTTTCCTcgacactgcagcctgaagctGGTTGGCCTACAGTGATGACTCCTCCGCTAGGACACAGCGGGCCGCGCGTCAGCACCTCGAGAGGCTCAGCGGTGTCCGCTCTTCTTACCCACGGGTCCACCAACAGCACCGCAGCCCTGCTCATTCCCAAGACTGAGAAGCTGTCACCTGTTCCTCTCTATGCCACAGACAGGAGCAGCCTGACAG ttcgGTTCAGTGCTCATCCAGGTCAAATCTCTCCACCAAACCCTCTAGACAAAGCCTCCAATCCCGGCTCCCCACAGTCCGGCTTCTCAGGACAAGGAAAGCTGGAGTCTAATAAG CAAGCAGAGACCAGGAGGATAACTCACATCTCTGCCGAGCAAAAGAGACGTTTCAACATCAAACTGGGATTCGACACTTTACATAACCTGGTGACGACGCTCAGCTCCCAGCCGAGCATAAAG ATCAGCAAAGCCACGACGCTGCAGAAGACTGCCGAGTATATCAGTAAGATGCAGCAGGAGAGAGCTCAGCTGCACGAGGAGGTTCAGAGACTCCGAGAGGAGATCCAACACCTGAACTCTGCCATCAA TGCTTGCCAGCAGCAGCTCCCAGCCACAGGTGTCCCCATCACACGGCAGCGCTTTGACTACATGAGGCAAAAGTTCAGAGAGTACGTCCAGGCTCAGACTCTGCAGAACTGGAAGTTCTGGATC TTCAGTATCATCATTGAGCCTCTGTTCGAGTCCTACAATGGCATGGTTTCCACTGCCAGCGTGGAAGACCTGTGTCGATCTACTCTCTCCTGGTTGGACCAGCACTGTGCCTTGCCTGCTCTTAGACCCA TGGTTCTGAGTTCACTCCGTCTCTTGAGTACAACCACAGCCATCCTGACTGACCCAAGCCTCCTACCGGAGCAGGCTGCACTCGCAGTGACCCAGGGGGATCCTGCTCCTGCTATGGACCACTCCTTACAGCCCATAATGCGGCAGTAG
- the LOC102233325 gene encoding carbohydrate-responsive element-binding protein-like isoform X3, whose translation MARNGSVCSAARSQLQDSSESDSEPEGGPARPAGVGPTPGSFARTQVIHSGHFMVSSPHSDSAASRRKSGGSQRYDFDTVNRTWCQTYRYHSGSLSIDPTLTRLFECMSLAYSGKIVSPKWKSFKGLRLLWRDKIRLNNAIWRAWFIQYVEKRKNPVCGFVTPLEGSETEAHRKPEAIILEGSYWKRRIEVVIKEYHKWRIYYKKRLQKKKDDILSMLQEGQTCQAKLDRWSSHSYQQPEVAPVEAHMFDLDCLLSDISDTLFTMTQKPCPWTSDRHNTYTSNADMIQPGLTPLQPSMDDFMDIPDIFLNYRGQPTDQSGYADCSYFDGPPSTAYAPVPSPVVTAPQLLIDTQLAQPNLSSDSLPQSSTSSPRSEQTRASQDCGEYHTSSMASGAMSYGHQLYHDASASTAYTSNAEQPVSASVPFLHPLPCHKFGLYTTASVTSTVITHTASTMGAQGSVYQAHTYAPAVDPYSHTHCHSLSYPAAASDPVHAALAPVTATHCLSVPEQLVVSGVRGKHKQKTGGLRTAGSPDLPSIPQSTAPIPTSCLAKLLSSSTHDRKPTLGFNSTSLMTTKGQRSKSKSFVTSRAAQVGGVSSTLQPEAGWPTVMTPPLGHSGPRVSTSRGSAVSALLTHGSTNSTAALLIPKTEKLSPVPLYATDRSSLTVRFSAHPGQISPPNPLDKASNPGSPQSGFSGQGKLESNKQAETRRITHISAEQKRRFNIKLGFDTLHNLVTTLSSQPSIKISKATTLQKTAEYISKMQQERAQLHEEVQRLREEIQHLNSAINACQQQLPATGVPITRQRFDYMRQKFREYVQAQTLQNWKFWIFSIIIEPLFESYNGMVSTASVEDLCRSTLSWLDQHCALPALRPMVLSSLRLLSTTTAILTDPSLLPEQAALAVTQGDPAPAMDHSLQPIMRQ comes from the exons ATGGCGAGAAACGGCAGCGTGTGTTCGGCCGCGCGGAGCCAACTGCAGGACTCCTCTGAGTCGGACTCGGAACCGGAGGGGGGTCCTGCTCGTCCGGCGGGAGTCGGACCCACGCCCGGCTCTTTCGCCCGCACCCAGGTGATCCACAGCGGACACTTCATGGTGTCGTCGCCGCACAGCGACTCGGCGGCGAGCCGCAGGAAGAGCGGCGGCTCGCAGCGGTACGACTTCGACACGGTGAACAGGACGTGGTGCCAGACCTACCGGTACCACTCCGGGAGCCTGAGCATCGACCCCACTCTCACCCGGCTGTTCGAGTGCATGTCTCTGGCTTACAG CGGGAAAATAGTCTCTCCCAAATGGAAGTCGTTCAAGGGTCTGCGCTTGCTTTGGAGGGATAAGATCCGTCTGAACAACGCAATATGGAGAGCATGGTTCATTCAGT ATGTGGAGAAGAGGAAGAACCCAGTGTGTGGGTTCGTCACGCCGCTGGAAGGCTCCGAGACAGAAGCTCACCGAAAGCCTGAG GCAATCATTTTGGAGGGCAGCTACTGGAAGAGGAGGATTGAAGTGGTGATTAAGGAGTACCACAAGTGGAGGATTTATTACAAGAAAAGG cTTCAGAAGAAGAAGGATGACATCCTGTCAATGCTGCAGGAG GGGCAGACCTGCCAGGCCAAGCTGGACAGATGGTCCAGTCATTCCTACCAGCAACCTGAAGTCGCCCCCGTAGAGGCCCACATGTTTGACCTGGACTGCCTTCTGTCCGACATCTCCGACACTCTGTTCACCATGACCCAGAAACCCTGTCCCTGGACCAGCGACAGACACAACA CTTACACAAGCAATGCTGACATGATCCAGCCAGGCCTGACGCCGCTGCAGCCCAGTATGGATGATTTCATGGACATCCCAG ATATCTTTCTGAACTACCGAGGTCAGCCCACTGACCAGAGTGGGTATGCCGACTGTAGCTACTTTGACGGTCCACCCAGCACGGCTTATGCTCCTGTTCCATCTCCTGTTGTGACAGCCCCTCAGCTTCTTATCGACACCCAGCTGGCTCAG CCTAATCTGTCTTCTGACAGTCTACCCCAGTCCTCTACATCCAGCCCTCGCTCAGAGCAGACCAGGGCGAGCCAGGACTGTGGCGAGTACCATACGTCCAGCATGGCCTCCGGAGCCATGTCATACGGACATCAGTTGTACCATGATGCATCTGCGTCTACAGCATACACCAGTAACGCAGAGCAACCTGTCTCTGCAAGCGTTCCTTTCCTTCACCCACTGCCGTGTCACAAGTTCGGGTTGTACACAACGGCGAGCGTGACCTCTACCGTTATCACTCACACAGCCTCCACCATGGGAGCTCAGGGCTCCGTGTACCAGGCTCATACCTACGCTCCGGCAGTGGACCCGTACTCCCATACCCACTGCCACTCTCTCAGTTACCCGGCTGCCGCGTCGGACCCGGTCCACGCAGCGCTGGCTCCTGTCACAGCGACCCACTGCCTGTCTGTCCCGGAGCAGTTGGTTGTTTCAGGGGTCAGGGGGAAACACAAGCAAAAGACAGGAGGACTGCGGACAGCTGGGTCCCCCGATTTGCCCTCCATCCCCCAATCCACTGCCCCCATCCCCACCAGCTGCCTGGCTAAGCTGCTTTCCTCCAGCACACATGACA GAAAACCAACGCTTGGGTTTAATAGTACCTCTCTGATGACAAcgaaaggtcagaggtcaaaatCTAAGAGCTTTGTG ACAAGCCGGGCCGCTCAAGTTGGCGGCGTTTCCTcgacactgcagcctgaagctGGTTGGCCTACAGTGATGACTCCTCCGCTAGGACACAGCGGGCCGCGCGTCAGCACCTCGAGAGGCTCAGCGGTGTCCGCTCTTCTTACCCACGGGTCCACCAACAGCACCGCAGCCCTGCTCATTCCCAAGACTGAGAAGCTGTCACCTGTTCCTCTCTATGCCACAGACAGGAGCAGCCTGACAG ttcgGTTCAGTGCTCATCCAGGTCAAATCTCTCCACCAAACCCTCTAGACAAAGCCTCCAATCCCGGCTCCCCACAGTCCGGCTTCTCAGGACAAGGAAAGCTGGAGTCTAATAAG CAAGCAGAGACCAGGAGGATAACTCACATCTCTGCCGAGCAAAAGAGACGTTTCAACATCAAACTGGGATTCGACACTTTACATAACCTGGTGACGACGCTCAGCTCCCAGCCGAGCATAAAG ATCAGCAAAGCCACGACGCTGCAGAAGACTGCCGAGTATATCAGTAAGATGCAGCAGGAGAGAGCTCAGCTGCACGAGGAGGTTCAGAGACTCCGAGAGGAGATCCAACACCTGAACTCTGCCATCAA TGCTTGCCAGCAGCAGCTCCCAGCCACAGGTGTCCCCATCACACGGCAGCGCTTTGACTACATGAGGCAAAAGTTCAGAGAGTACGTCCAGGCTCAGACTCTGCAGAACTGGAAGTTCTGGATC TTCAGTATCATCATTGAGCCTCTGTTCGAGTCCTACAATGGCATGGTTTCCACTGCCAGCGTGGAAGACCTGTGTCGATCTACTCTCTCCTGGTTGGACCAGCACTGTGCCTTGCCTGCTCTTAGACCCA TGGTTCTGAGTTCACTCCGTCTCTTGAGTACAACCACAGCCATCCTGACTGACCCAAGCCTCCTACCGGAGCAGGCTGCACTCGCAGTGACCCAGGGGGATCCTGCTCCTGCTATGGACCACTCCTTACAGCCCATAATGCGGCAGTAG
- the LOC102233325 gene encoding carbohydrate-responsive element-binding protein-like isoform X2: MARNGSVCSAARSQLQDSSESDSEPEGGPARPAGVGPTPGSFARTQVIHSGHFMVSSPHSDSAASRRKSGGSQRYDFDTVNRTWCQTYRYHSGSLSIDPTLTRLFECMSLAYSGKIVSPKWKSFKGLRLLWRDKIRLNNAIWRAWFIQYVEKRKNPVCGFVTPLEGSETEAHRKPEAIILEGSYWKRRIEVVIKEYHKWRIYYKKRLQKKKDDILSMLQEGQTCQAKLDRWSSHSYQQPEVAPVEAHMFDLDCLLSDISDTLFTMTQKPCPWTSDRHNTYTSNADMIQPGLTPLQPSMDDFMDIPDIFLNYRGQPTDQSGYADCSYFDGPPSTAYAPVPSPVVTAPQLLIDTQLAQPNLSSDSLPQSSTSSPRSEQTRASQDCGEYHTSSMASGAMSYGHQLYHDASASTAYTSNAEQPVSASVPFLHPLPCHKFGLYTTASVTSTVITHTASTMGAQGSVYQAHTYAPAVDPYSHTHCHSLSYPAAASDPVHAALAPVTATHCLSVPEQLVVSGVRGKHKQKTGGLRTAGSPDLPSIPQSTAPIPTSCLAKLLSSSTHDRKPTLGFNSTSLMTTKGQRSKSKSFVQTSRAAQVGGVSSTLQPEAGWPTVMTPPLGHSGPRVSTSRGSAVSALLTHGSTNSTAALLIPKTEKLSPVPLYATDRSSLTVRFSAHPGQISPPNPLDKASNPGSPQSGFSGQGKLESNKQAETRRITHISAEQKRRFNIKLGFDTLHNLVTTLSSQPSIKISKATTLQKTAEYISKMQQERAQLHEEVQRLREEIQHLNSAINACQQQLPATGVPITRQRFDYMRQKFREYVQAQTLQNWKFWIFSIIIEPLFESYNGMVSTASVEDLCRSTLSWLDQHCALPALRPMVLSSLRLLSTTTAILTDPSLLPEQAALAVTQGDPAPAMDHSLQPIMRQ, from the exons ATGGCGAGAAACGGCAGCGTGTGTTCGGCCGCGCGGAGCCAACTGCAGGACTCCTCTGAGTCGGACTCGGAACCGGAGGGGGGTCCTGCTCGTCCGGCGGGAGTCGGACCCACGCCCGGCTCTTTCGCCCGCACCCAGGTGATCCACAGCGGACACTTCATGGTGTCGTCGCCGCACAGCGACTCGGCGGCGAGCCGCAGGAAGAGCGGCGGCTCGCAGCGGTACGACTTCGACACGGTGAACAGGACGTGGTGCCAGACCTACCGGTACCACTCCGGGAGCCTGAGCATCGACCCCACTCTCACCCGGCTGTTCGAGTGCATGTCTCTGGCTTACAG CGGGAAAATAGTCTCTCCCAAATGGAAGTCGTTCAAGGGTCTGCGCTTGCTTTGGAGGGATAAGATCCGTCTGAACAACGCAATATGGAGAGCATGGTTCATTCAGT ATGTGGAGAAGAGGAAGAACCCAGTGTGTGGGTTCGTCACGCCGCTGGAAGGCTCCGAGACAGAAGCTCACCGAAAGCCTGAG GCAATCATTTTGGAGGGCAGCTACTGGAAGAGGAGGATTGAAGTGGTGATTAAGGAGTACCACAAGTGGAGGATTTATTACAAGAAAAGG cTTCAGAAGAAGAAGGATGACATCCTGTCAATGCTGCAGGAG GGGCAGACCTGCCAGGCCAAGCTGGACAGATGGTCCAGTCATTCCTACCAGCAACCTGAAGTCGCCCCCGTAGAGGCCCACATGTTTGACCTGGACTGCCTTCTGTCCGACATCTCCGACACTCTGTTCACCATGACCCAGAAACCCTGTCCCTGGACCAGCGACAGACACAACA CTTACACAAGCAATGCTGACATGATCCAGCCAGGCCTGACGCCGCTGCAGCCCAGTATGGATGATTTCATGGACATCCCAG ATATCTTTCTGAACTACCGAGGTCAGCCCACTGACCAGAGTGGGTATGCCGACTGTAGCTACTTTGACGGTCCACCCAGCACGGCTTATGCTCCTGTTCCATCTCCTGTTGTGACAGCCCCTCAGCTTCTTATCGACACCCAGCTGGCTCAG CCTAATCTGTCTTCTGACAGTCTACCCCAGTCCTCTACATCCAGCCCTCGCTCAGAGCAGACCAGGGCGAGCCAGGACTGTGGCGAGTACCATACGTCCAGCATGGCCTCCGGAGCCATGTCATACGGACATCAGTTGTACCATGATGCATCTGCGTCTACAGCATACACCAGTAACGCAGAGCAACCTGTCTCTGCAAGCGTTCCTTTCCTTCACCCACTGCCGTGTCACAAGTTCGGGTTGTACACAACGGCGAGCGTGACCTCTACCGTTATCACTCACACAGCCTCCACCATGGGAGCTCAGGGCTCCGTGTACCAGGCTCATACCTACGCTCCGGCAGTGGACCCGTACTCCCATACCCACTGCCACTCTCTCAGTTACCCGGCTGCCGCGTCGGACCCGGTCCACGCAGCGCTGGCTCCTGTCACAGCGACCCACTGCCTGTCTGTCCCGGAGCAGTTGGTTGTTTCAGGGGTCAGGGGGAAACACAAGCAAAAGACAGGAGGACTGCGGACAGCTGGGTCCCCCGATTTGCCCTCCATCCCCCAATCCACTGCCCCCATCCCCACCAGCTGCCTGGCTAAGCTGCTTTCCTCCAGCACACATGACA GAAAACCAACGCTTGGGTTTAATAGTACCTCTCTGATGACAAcgaaaggtcagaggtcaaaatCTAAGAGCTTTGTG CAGACAAGCCGGGCCGCTCAAGTTGGCGGCGTTTCCTcgacactgcagcctgaagctGGTTGGCCTACAGTGATGACTCCTCCGCTAGGACACAGCGGGCCGCGCGTCAGCACCTCGAGAGGCTCAGCGGTGTCCGCTCTTCTTACCCACGGGTCCACCAACAGCACCGCAGCCCTGCTCATTCCCAAGACTGAGAAGCTGTCACCTGTTCCTCTCTATGCCACAGACAGGAGCAGCCTGACAG ttcgGTTCAGTGCTCATCCAGGTCAAATCTCTCCACCAAACCCTCTAGACAAAGCCTCCAATCCCGGCTCCCCACAGTCCGGCTTCTCAGGACAAGGAAAGCTGGAGTCTAATAAG CAAGCAGAGACCAGGAGGATAACTCACATCTCTGCCGAGCAAAAGAGACGTTTCAACATCAAACTGGGATTCGACACTTTACATAACCTGGTGACGACGCTCAGCTCCCAGCCGAGCATAAAG ATCAGCAAAGCCACGACGCTGCAGAAGACTGCCGAGTATATCAGTAAGATGCAGCAGGAGAGAGCTCAGCTGCACGAGGAGGTTCAGAGACTCCGAGAGGAGATCCAACACCTGAACTCTGCCATCAA TGCTTGCCAGCAGCAGCTCCCAGCCACAGGTGTCCCCATCACACGGCAGCGCTTTGACTACATGAGGCAAAAGTTCAGAGAGTACGTCCAGGCTCAGACTCTGCAGAACTGGAAGTTCTGGATC TTCAGTATCATCATTGAGCCTCTGTTCGAGTCCTACAATGGCATGGTTTCCACTGCCAGCGTGGAAGACCTGTGTCGATCTACTCTCTCCTGGTTGGACCAGCACTGTGCCTTGCCTGCTCTTAGACCCA TGGTTCTGAGTTCACTCCGTCTCTTGAGTACAACCACAGCCATCCTGACTGACCCAAGCCTCCTACCGGAGCAGGCTGCACTCGCAGTGACCCAGGGGGATCCTGCTCCTGCTATGGACCACTCCTTACAGCCCATAATGCGGCAGTAG